One segment of Diaphorobacter sp. HDW4B DNA contains the following:
- a CDS encoding ABC transporter ATP-binding protein — translation MSTQDAVAGATKEPGPITRILRPIRGRLMAAAALAALGTMLTLVPLGAIAHIASDALAGTESDVWRVLGISIGAMFTGMVLVFAGELLAHLADNSLTSDLRMAVARRLSRVPLGWFVNRSSGEVKQAMQDDIATLHSLTAHFYTAVGRAVGAIAISAMYMLVLDWRMALIALLPFPGFFLFLKRAMKAGGANMQEFIARLGRINTATVEFAGAMPVVKAFGDGGQAHAGFRDAVDAFAQAFTDFTRPLVIAMAHAHALIAPVTVLGVVLASGTLFVGMGWMTAAQVLPFALVAPGICAPLLLLHTLLHDLQSAAGAAQRVIALLDTPALPQPAPDQRQVPQGHEVRFEQVSYGYAQGHAVIRDISVDLQPGTVTAVVGPSGAGKSTLARLLLRFFDPTQGRITLGGVDLRNMDSAALYQRVGFVLQEVRLIHASVRENIALGRKNASQQDIEAAARAAHIHERILALPRGYDSVVGEDAQLSGGERQRVSIARAVLLDPPVLVLDEATASADSENEVAIQEALSRFARGRTLLVIAHRLDTVMHADRILVLENGAISEQGNHAELMAQGGLYARLWRMGGYAMSSQKVGSPC, via the coding sequence ATGAGTACCCAAGACGCGGTTGCAGGAGCAACCAAAGAACCCGGCCCGATCACGCGGATATTGCGGCCCATTCGTGGTCGGTTGATGGCTGCCGCAGCGTTGGCAGCGTTGGGCACCATGCTCACGTTGGTGCCGCTGGGGGCCATTGCGCACATCGCCAGCGATGCGCTTGCGGGTACGGAAAGTGATGTCTGGCGCGTTCTGGGTATCAGCATCGGGGCCATGTTTACGGGCATGGTGTTGGTCTTCGCGGGCGAGCTGCTCGCGCATCTGGCGGACAACAGCCTCACCAGCGATCTGCGCATGGCCGTGGCCCGTCGGCTGTCTCGGGTGCCGCTGGGCTGGTTCGTCAATCGGTCCTCGGGCGAAGTCAAGCAGGCCATGCAGGACGACATCGCCACGCTGCACAGCCTGACCGCGCATTTCTACACAGCGGTCGGCCGTGCGGTGGGCGCCATCGCAATTTCGGCCATGTACATGTTGGTGCTCGATTGGCGCATGGCGCTGATTGCGCTTCTGCCATTTCCCGGCTTTTTTCTGTTCCTCAAGAGAGCCATGAAGGCCGGTGGCGCGAACATGCAGGAGTTCATTGCCCGGCTCGGGCGCATCAACACTGCAACGGTCGAGTTCGCGGGGGCCATGCCGGTGGTCAAAGCGTTTGGTGATGGCGGGCAGGCGCATGCGGGCTTTCGCGATGCCGTCGATGCCTTTGCACAGGCCTTCACCGATTTCACGCGGCCGCTCGTGATCGCGATGGCCCATGCCCATGCCTTGATCGCACCTGTGACGGTGTTGGGTGTGGTGCTGGCCAGCGGCACATTGTTTGTCGGCATGGGATGGATGACTGCCGCGCAGGTGTTGCCGTTTGCTTTGGTGGCTCCGGGGATCTGTGCACCGCTGTTGTTGCTGCATACCTTGCTGCACGATCTGCAAAGCGCTGCGGGCGCTGCCCAGCGCGTGATTGCCTTGCTGGACACTCCGGCTCTGCCGCAGCCCGCACCCGATCAGCGGCAAGTGCCTCAGGGCCACGAGGTGCGCTTCGAGCAAGTGAGCTACGGCTACGCGCAAGGGCATGCGGTGATTCGCGACATCAGCGTGGACCTTCAACCTGGAACGGTCACTGCCGTCGTGGGTCCATCGGGCGCTGGTAAATCGACGCTGGCGCGCCTGCTGTTGCGCTTCTTCGATCCCACGCAGGGGCGCATCACGCTTGGTGGCGTTGATCTTCGGAACATGGACAGCGCAGCGCTCTATCAACGCGTTGGTTTCGTCCTTCAGGAGGTGCGGCTGATTCACGCCAGCGTGCGCGAGAACATCGCACTGGGACGCAAGAATGCCAGTCAGCAGGACATCGAAGCCGCAGCACGCGCGGCCCACATCCATGAGCGCATTCTGGCCCTGCCGCGCGGCTATGACTCGGTGGTGGGAGAGGATGCGCAACTCTCTGGTGGGGAACGCCAGCGCGTGAGCATCGCGCGCGCCGTGCTGCTAGATCCCCCCGTTCTGGTGCTGGATGAAGCAACCGCATCGGCCGACTCGGAGAACGAAGTGGCGATTCAGGAAGCGCTGTCGCGCTTTGCACGGGGCCGCACCTTGCTGGTGATTGCCCATCGACTCGACACCGTCATGCATGCGGACAGGATTCTGGTGTTGGAAAACGGAGCGATCAGCGAGCAGGGAAACCATGCCGAACTGATGGCCCAAGGCGGCCTCTATGCACGGCTTTGGCGGATGGGCGGATACGCAATGTCTTCGCAGAAGGTGGGCTCCCCATGCTGA
- a CDS encoding TetR/AcrR family transcriptional regulator: MPASKQPSTRGRPRTITREKIADAGIDIGLPQITFVGVAAALGVSHMALYKHVPSLEALKHLVAEEIFSRWKLPQATNPQRVSLQEYMHVFTTSVREFVKAHPGVTPYVIRRLAATPAMLEKIDAHQEHIAQAYGISKEQSRWLLATVTFFCISAADTVYSAARLEPVIASDLTAEEAEMEAEFLEGVDSLIVGSLAKLKF, from the coding sequence ATGCCCGCAAGCAAGCAGCCATCCACACGCGGTCGACCGCGCACCATCACCCGAGAAAAGATTGCGGACGCCGGTATCGACATCGGTCTGCCGCAGATCACCTTCGTGGGAGTGGCTGCGGCTCTGGGGGTGAGCCACATGGCGCTCTACAAGCATGTGCCGAGCCTCGAAGCGCTCAAGCACCTGGTCGCCGAAGAAATCTTCAGCCGCTGGAAACTGCCGCAGGCCACCAACCCCCAGCGGGTGAGCCTGCAGGAATACATGCACGTGTTCACCACATCCGTGAGGGAGTTCGTCAAGGCCCATCCCGGCGTGACGCCCTACGTGATCCGCAGATTGGCCGCCACCCCCGCCATGCTGGAGAAGATCGACGCGCACCAGGAACACATCGCCCAGGCCTACGGAATCAGCAAGGAGCAGTCACGTTGGCTGCTCGCGACCGTGACGTTCTTCTGCATCTCGGCCGCCGACACCGTCTACTCGGCGGCGCGACTGGAGCCCGTCATCGCATCCGATCTGACCGCTGAAGAGGCCGAGATGGAAGCGGAGTTTCTGGAAGGCGTGGATTCGCTGATCGTGGGTTCGCTTGCCAAGTTGAAGTTTTGA
- a CDS encoding TonB-dependent siderophore receptor — MPSFQSSLQRSVSVAPRSARTSPHPTSLTPTQLAVAALTGLLSFTQASAQTAPQAPAPASESTPAPEAQAATADNTLETIQVSSDWLGTGLQNGLKTFPGARTVMDKQVIQSTGASSIGDAMRRIPGVQSTDNSGTAGSAVSLNIGVRGLTGRYSPRSTVLLDGVPLAVAPYGQPQLSFAPISLANMESIDVVRSGGAVRYGPQNVGGIINFKTRAIPSSQELTGDVTVRHNHFGKGGESNTLYSTFLGSQLDNGFGWALMYSGMAGSEWRKNSDERLNDVALKFHYELTPSSEIYGKVSYYDVRSKTPGGLTVAQYKANPFQNTRPTDQWDGERKGMDFGYVNTISDTQEFEVRAYYNDSTRSSRLINAAQTQLTYQPRNYQTLGIEPRYTQRFQLGAVTNDVTVGYRYIRERGDDNSFIQTLSTRAFGPTTSFDNATDAHAFYIDDRIAIGPWRITPGVRFEHIDTHRDDRSGAQSFDTGNNKWLPSINVSYLVNPAVTVFANYTTSFGPVQNIQLNSQTAANPLRPEVAKTKEIGARWQDSQWRAEATVFDMRFDNQILQVPGVTPAVFANIGATKHEGIELALEYAFDKSGPLAGASVYGNYTYTKAIQKSGTTAGLDVPFYSRNTDTIGARYERDAWSFNLSSTHQSSQFSDTANTVTESASANVGRIPGFRLWNTQVGWKVPGQKGTEILVGVNNLADKRYYTRNVDGNPGRMVGAPRTFYVQGRYAF, encoded by the coding sequence ATGCCCTCCTTCCAAAGCTCCCTCCAACGCTCGGTTTCCGTCGCTCCCAGATCGGCTCGGACGTCGCCTCATCCCACCTCTCTTACCCCCACTCAACTGGCCGTTGCGGCATTGACCGGCCTGTTGTCGTTCACGCAAGCGTCGGCGCAGACAGCGCCGCAAGCACCGGCTCCAGCCAGCGAGAGCACGCCAGCACCTGAAGCGCAGGCCGCAACGGCCGACAACACACTGGAGACCATCCAGGTCTCCAGCGACTGGCTCGGCACCGGTCTGCAGAATGGTCTCAAGACTTTCCCAGGTGCACGCACCGTCATGGACAAGCAGGTGATCCAGAGCACCGGAGCGAGCAGCATCGGCGATGCCATGCGCCGCATTCCGGGCGTGCAATCGACGGACAATTCCGGCACCGCTGGCAGTGCGGTGTCGCTCAACATTGGCGTGCGCGGGCTCACGGGCCGCTACTCGCCTCGTTCGACCGTGCTGCTCGATGGCGTTCCTCTGGCCGTCGCGCCCTATGGTCAGCCGCAACTCTCGTTTGCGCCCATCAGCCTTGCCAACATGGAGTCCATCGACGTTGTGCGCAGTGGCGGCGCGGTGCGCTATGGTCCGCAGAACGTGGGCGGCATCATCAACTTCAAGACACGGGCCATCCCCAGCAGCCAAGAGTTGACCGGCGATGTGACCGTGAGACACAACCACTTCGGCAAAGGCGGTGAGAGCAACACGCTCTACAGCACCTTCCTTGGCTCGCAACTCGACAACGGCTTTGGCTGGGCGCTGATGTACTCCGGCATGGCAGGGTCGGAGTGGCGCAAAAACAGCGACGAGCGTCTGAACGACGTGGCTCTCAAGTTCCACTACGAACTCACGCCCAGCTCCGAAATCTACGGCAAGGTCTCCTACTACGACGTGCGCTCGAAGACCCCAGGTGGTCTGACCGTGGCGCAGTACAAGGCCAACCCGTTCCAGAACACCCGTCCCACCGATCAGTGGGATGGCGAGCGCAAGGGCATGGATTTCGGCTACGTCAACACGATTTCGGACACGCAGGAGTTCGAGGTCCGCGCGTACTACAACGACAGCACGCGTTCGAGCCGCCTGATCAATGCCGCGCAGACGCAATTGACCTACCAGCCGCGCAACTACCAGACGCTTGGCATCGAGCCACGCTACACACAGCGTTTCCAGCTCGGCGCAGTCACCAACGACGTGACGGTCGGCTACCGCTACATTCGCGAGCGCGGGGACGACAACAGCTTCATCCAGACACTCTCGACCCGTGCCTTTGGCCCAACCACCTCGTTCGACAACGCCACTGATGCGCACGCGTTCTACATCGATGACCGCATCGCAATCGGCCCATGGCGCATCACACCGGGCGTGCGCTTCGAGCACATCGACACCCATCGCGACGATCGCTCGGGCGCTCAAAGCTTCGACACCGGCAACAACAAGTGGCTACCATCGATCAACGTGTCGTATCTGGTAAATCCTGCCGTGACGGTGTTTGCCAACTACACGACGTCGTTCGGGCCGGTGCAGAACATTCAGCTCAACTCGCAGACCGCAGCCAACCCGCTGCGCCCTGAAGTCGCCAAGACCAAGGAAATCGGAGCACGCTGGCAGGACAGCCAATGGCGCGCCGAAGCCACGGTGTTCGACATGCGCTTTGACAACCAGATTCTGCAAGTGCCAGGCGTCACGCCAGCCGTGTTTGCGAACATTGGTGCCACCAAGCACGAGGGCATCGAGCTCGCGCTGGAATATGCCTTCGACAAGAGCGGTCCTCTGGCCGGTGCGAGCGTGTATGGCAACTACACCTACACCAAGGCGATCCAGAAGTCCGGCACCACCGCGGGTCTGGACGTGCCGTTCTATTCGCGCAATACCGACACCATCGGTGCACGCTACGAGCGCGATGCATGGAGCTTCAATCTCTCCAGCACCCATCAAAGCAGCCAGTTCTCCGACACCGCCAACACAGTGACCGAGTCCGCCAGCGCCAATGTCGGCCGCATCCCCGGCTTCCGTCTCTGGAACACCCAAGTGGGCTGGAAGGTTCCCGGCCAAAAGGGCACGGAAATTCTGGTGGGCGTGAACAACCTCGCCGACAAGCGCTACTACACACGCAATGTGGACGGCAACCCGGGCCGCATGGTGGGTGCGCCGCGCACCTTCTACGTGCAAGGTCGCTACGCGTTCTGA